GGTACGGTTGTTGGGTGGCCGGCGTGACAGTCCGCAGCTGTCGTTCGAGCATGTAGAGGCCTGGCTCGCCGAGGTCGACAAGTTCGCGCCCGAGGGGACCCACCGTCTGCTCATCGGCAACAAATGCGACCAGGGCCCGTCGAGGGACGTGGACgcaagcgatgtagaggtgGGTGCTGCATTCGCCGCGCCGTCGCCGGTCGACGCTCACTATCGCACAACGCACCTAGCGCCGTGCTCACGCTTCCGGCAGGTTTTTAGTCGCAAGACCGGCATTCCTCACGTTGAGATCTCCGCCAAGACCGGCACGAACGTGGAGGATGCGTTCGTCTCCCTGGCTACGCGGCTGCTCGCCGACAGGCTCCAGCGGCAGCCCGACGGCGGGCAGGACTCCGCCCCGCAGACGATATCGCTCAACGACCGCGTGAAAAGTACGTGCGCCGCTGCGCTGTCCATGACGTGCAGGTGTTTTCGGCGGCATCCCCGGCTTCGACAAGGCCTGCTGTGCgtagcagcagctgccgcaAGCGTAGTTAACGCAGGACAAACTCTTATCCCAGTTGTATGGGTAAAATCGCTCGTACCTATGTTCATACTTCATGCTATACATTTAATCGTGGGTTCGGTCGGTTGCGTGGAAGTGGCAGCTGACCGCCAGAAGCTGCCGGGGATGCGGATGGAACTACATGCGTCTGAGCGCGGAGACTCGCTCCTTGATGCGGTGCCGTGAACGACGACTACACTAACCCAACCGTCGTTCGGCCGTACTGCGTCGAGCGGTCCCAAGGTACCCTCGTACCGGCCATCGCACCTGCGGAGCCTTCCCCGCTGACACGCCCTACAACCGAGCGGTTGACGTGCGTGATGGCATGCCGTTCAACCA
This genomic stretch from Babesia bigemina genome assembly Bbig001, chromosome : III harbors:
- a CDS encoding Rab1a, putative; this translates as MVSRASKDYDYLFKLVLVGDSGVGKSCVLLRFADDTFTDSYITTIGVDFRFRTIEVGGRRVKLQIWDTAGQERFRTITSAYYRGADGIVVVYDITDKVRLLGGRRDSPQLSFEHVEAWLAEVDKFAPEGTHRLLIGNKCDQGPSRDVDASDVEVFSRKTGIPHVEISAKTGTNVEDAFVSLATRLLADRLQRQPDGGQDSAPQTISLNDRVKSVFGGIPGFDKACCA